The following nucleotide sequence is from Acidovorax radicis.
CATGGCGGCGGTATGAGCGAAGGCCGCAAAGTGCAAATCATTGCGCAGCCGAGCAGTGTCTGCGTGTACTGCCAAGCCAGCGAGGTGCCCTGGCACACGCTGGCGTGTAACGGCTGCCGCCCCACGCTGGTTGCATTGGGGCTGCTGTCGACCTCACCTGCAGCGTTCGAGGGCGGCCCCCAAGGCCCCGGTTGAAACATGACCTCCACTGCTCGCGGCGCACTCACCGTGCACACCACCGCCTTCAACGTCGACGTCCAACGCAAGCGCGAACTAGGCCACATCCACAAGGGCAAGTCGGCGCTTCGCTGGACCGAGGATGACTACCGCTATCACCTGCGCAACCTCACCGGCAAAAGCAGCTCGGCCGAGCTGAACGCAACAGAGCGCCGCACGGTCCTAACCCACATGGCAACTTTGGGCTACACGCCCAAGGCGGCCAAGTTTCAGACTTTTGACCAGGCCGCCAAGATCAAGTGGCTATGGCGCAAGATCGACGAGGAGGACGGCTTGCGCGACCCCCGCCCGGCCGCACTCCTGATGTTTGTAGGGCGCACCACCGGAAAGGGCGTGGCCGATGTGAAGTTCCTGCCAACGCAGGACGCCTCCAAGGTCATCGAAGCCCTTAAGGCCATGCTGGACCGCGCCAAGAGCGCCAAACGCTGACGGCAATGCTCCCAGCCAGTTCAGCCATCCCCGTCGACCTGCTGCCGCCCCTGCTGCAGGATTTTGAGCGCCTGATCGGACTGGAAGCCACCATGGCGTTCGTCAGGCACTCGGGAGGGCTGCGCATTTATATCCCCACGCCAGAGCGCGC
It contains:
- a CDS encoding regulatory protein GemA, yielding MTSTARGALTVHTTAFNVDVQRKRELGHIHKGKSALRWTEDDYRYHLRNLTGKSSSAELNATERRTVLTHMATLGYTPKAAKFQTFDQAAKIKWLWRKIDEEDGLRDPRPAALLMFVGRTTGKGVADVKFLPTQDASKVIEALKAMLDRAKSAKR